In Raphanus sativus cultivar WK10039 chromosome 5, ASM80110v3, whole genome shotgun sequence, the following proteins share a genomic window:
- the LOC108856398 gene encoding RING-H2 finger protein ATL2 — MNSNDQYPMGRPDETTTTSGTSRTYAMSGKIMLSAIVILFFVVILMVFLHLYARWYLLRARRRHFRRRSRNRRSTIVFFAAADPSTVVAASRGLDPAVIKSLPVFAFSESTHKDLLTECAVCLSEFEEGESGRVLPGCKHTFHVDCIDMWFHSHSTCPLCRSLVKPEVTATVEEEQVVITISPEPVSAIEPGSSSGLRDEPPSGSVMPSEDLMRKPAAIEVPRRNLSEFEDDLSRNSPASHSFRSPMSRMLSFTRMLSRGNASSPVAGAPAQSPSSNCRIAMTESDIERGGGEETR; from the coding sequence atGAACTCCAACGACCAATATCCAATGGGCAGACCCGACGAAACCACCACAACCTCGGGAACTTCTCGAACCTACGCCATGAGCGGCAAGATCATGCTCAGCGCCATCGTCATCCTCTTCTTCGTCGTCATCCTAATGGTCTTCCTCCACCTCTACGCCCGCTGGTACCTCCTCCGCGCTCGCCGCCGCCATTTCCGCCGCCGCAGCCGTAACCGTCGCTCCACGATCGTTTTCTTCGCCGCCGCGGATCCCTCCACCGTCGTCGCCGCCTCGCGCGGACTCGATCCGGCGGTGATCAAGTCTCTCCCCGTTTTCGCTTTCTCCGAGTCAACTCACAAGGATCTGTTGACCGAGTGCGCGGTCTGCCTCTCCGAGTTCGAGGAAGGCGAGTCGGGTCGGGTTTTGCCCGGCTGCAAGCATACTTTCCACGTGGACTGTATAGATATGTGGTTTCATTCTCACTCCACGTGTCCTCTCTGCCGCTCTCTCGTCAAACCTGAGGTAACTGCGACGGTGGAGGAGGAGCAAGTCGTAATCACGATTTCTCCTGAACCGGTTTCCGCGATTGAACCGGGTTCGAGTTCCGGATTGAGAGACGAGCCTCCTAGTGGTTCTGTGATGCCGTCGGAAGATTTGATGAGGAAACCGGCGGCGATTGAGGTGCCGAGGAGGAACTTGAGCGAGTTCGAAGACGATTTGAGTCGGAACTCGCCGGCGAGTCACTCGTTTAGGTCGCCGATGAGTCGGATGTTATCTTTCACTCGGATGTTGAGCAGAGGTAACGCCTCGTCGCCTGTAGCCGGAGCTCCGGCTCAATCTCCGTCGTCTAACTGCCGGATAGCGATGACCGAGTCGGATATCGAGcgtggaggaggagaagagacTAGGTGA
- the LOC108863567 gene encoding kinesin-like protein KIN-13A isoform X3, whose protein sequence is MKPLPLRAVEDLMRLLRQPVYSNQRFKLWLSYFEIYGGKLFDLLSERKKLLMREDGRQQVCIVGLQEYEVSDVQIVKELIEKGNAERSTGSTGANEESSRSHAILQLVVKKHVEVKQTRRKNNDANELPGKVVGKISFIDLAGSERGADTTDNDRQTRFEGAEINKSLLALKECIRALDNDQLHIPFRGSKLTEVLRDSFVGNSRTVMISCISPSVGSCEHTLNTLRYADRVKSLSKSGNSKKDPTANSMPPANKDSLLGSNNVEDVFEPPQVVSVQETGRRVEKDNYTASGIDFRQPTHNREESGIPSISMDKGRSETSNSFGGCNSQRNHLSSYPQETSDREEKVKKVSPPRGKGLREEKPDRPRQNSSSYPQETSDHEEKGKKVSPPRGKGLREEKPDRPRQNSSSYPQETSDREEKVKKVSPPRGKGLREEKSDRPQNLSKRDVRSSDIPTFTNFRQNTSETISRQYETDTSLDENIDALLEEEEALITAHRKEIEDTMEIVREEMKLLAEVDKPGSMIENYVTQLSFVLSRKAAGLVSLQAKLARFQHRLKEQEILSRKRVPPR, encoded by the exons ATGAAACCACTACCCTTACGAGCTGTTGAAGATCTAATGAGGTTGTTGCGTCAACCAGTATATAGTAATCAGAGGTTTAAATTGTGGCTCAGCTATTTTGAGATATATGGTGGAAAGCTGTTCGATCTTCTCAGTGAGAGAAA GAAGCTTTTAATGCGAGAAGATGGTAGACAACAAGTTTGCATTGTTGGGCTGCAAGAGTACGAAGTGTCAGATGTTCAAATTGTAAAGGAACTTATCGAGAAAGGAAATGCTGAAAGGAGCACAGGGTCAACTGGAGCAAATGAGGAATCTTCTAGATCACATGCTATCTTACAGCTTGTTGTAAAGAAACATGTTGAGGTAAAACAAACTCGACGTAAAAATAATGATGCCAATGAATTGCCTGGGAAAGTTGTTGGGAAGATTTCTTTCATTGATCTTGCTGGCAGTGAAAGAGGTGCAGATACCACAGACAATGACCGCCAAACAAG GTTTGAAGGCGCAGAAATCAATAAGAGTCTATTGGCTCTTAAGGAATGTATACGTGCACTGGACAATGACCAGCTACATATACCATTCCGTGGAAGCAAACTCACTGAAGTCCTCCGTGACTCATTTGTTGGAAACTCAAGAACGGTTATGATCTCTTGCATCTCTCCGAGTGTAGGATCGTGTGAACATACCCTCAATACACTAAGATATGCGGATCG GGTTAAAAGTCTATCTAAAAGTGGAAATAGCAAGAAAGACCCAACTGCAAACTCAATGCCTCCTGCTAATAAGGATTCTCTGTTGGGCTCAAATAATGTAGAAGATGTCTTTGAGCCACCACAGGTAGTGAGTGTTCAGGAAACCGGGAGGAGGGTCGAGAAGGATAACTACACTGCTTCGGGTATTGACTTCAGACAACCTACACATAATCGAGAGGAAAGTGGAATCCCATCTATCTCAATGGACAAAGGTAGATCAGAGACGAGCAATTCTTTTGGTGGCTGCAATAGTCAGAGGAACCATCTGTCTTCATATCCTCAAGAAACTTCAGACCGTGAAGAGAAAGTGAAGAAAGTGTCACCACCTCGTGGGAAAGGGTTGCGGGAAGAAAAACCAGACAGACCACGACAAAACTCGTCTTCATATCCCCAAGAAACTTCAGACCATGAAGAGAAAGGGAAGAAAGTGTCACCACCTCGTGGGAAAGGGTTACGGGAAGAAAAACCAGACAGACCACGACAAAACTCGTCTTCATATCCCCAAGAAACTTCAGACCGTGAAGAGAAAGTGAAGAAAGTATCACCACCTCGTGGGAAAGGGTTACGGGAAGAAAAATCAGACAGACCGCAAAACTTGTCTAAAAGAGACGTCAGGTCGTCAGATATCCCTACATTTACAAACTTTAGGCAGAACACAAGTGAAACTATTTCAAGACAGTATGAAACCGACACTTCGCTTGATGAAAACATTGATGCACTGCTCGAG GAAGAAGAAGCTCTGATTACAGCACACAGAAAGGAAATAGAGGATACAATGGAGATTGTTCGCGAG GAAATGAAGCTTTTAGCGGAGGTGGACAAACCAGGAAGCATGATAGAAAACTATGTAACGCAACTGAGCTTTGTCTTGTCGCGGAAAGCGGCTGGGCTTGTGAGTCTACAAGCTAAGCTTGCTCGGTTCCAACACCGTCTCAAGGAACAAGAAATACTTAGCCGTAAGAGAGTTCCTCCTCGGTAG
- the LOC108858065 gene encoding cyclin-A1-2-like, whose amino-acid sequence MTTTPSTSSSTTMSSKAKQVGLSKKAPKPIAESNLIVPYQDLELPNASSYFEAESDLGEYDDDDDDDDDDDDDDDSNLVDPQLCGAFDCDIYYEHLRSSEEKKRPATDYMERVQPNINATMRTILVDWLVEVTEEFSLSPETLHLAVNCLDRYLSGNVITNLNLQLLGVTCMMISTKYHERGVRVPRKVKTFRYITDNTYSRDELLEMESCVLSYLKFELTTPTANCFLGLFVRAAAQGDREEEVSLPSHLLIETLASYLCELSLLDYAMLRYAPSLVAASAVFLAQYVLHPSRKPWSDALERYTRYRAKHLEACVKNLIQLCPEIPDGVVVREKYSLDKYGFAAKQFYPTSLPQELFL is encoded by the coding sequence ATGACAACGACGCCTTCCACTTCCTCGTCAACAACAATGTCTTCCAAGGCCAAACAAGTCGGCCTATCAAAGAAAGCACCAAAGCCTATTGCCGAATCAAACCTAATCGTTCCTTACCAAGACTTGGAACTGCCTAATGCTTCATCATACTTCGAGGCAGAGTCAGATTTGGGagaatatgatgatgatgatgatgatgatgatgatgatgatgatgatgatgatagtaaCTTGGTGGATCCACAGCTTTGTGGTGCCTTTGATTGCGATATCTACTACGAGCATCTGCGTTCATCCGAGGAAAAGAAAAGGCCTGCTACCGATTACATGGAGAGAGTTCAACCAAACATCAACGCCACCATGCGTACCATCCTGGTCGACTGGCTAGTGGAGGTTACCGAAGAGTTTAGCCTTTCGCCAGAGACTTTGCACCTGGCAGTGAACTGTTTAGACCGGTATCTTTCCGGGAACGTGATCACCAATCTAAACCTTCAGCTGCTTGGCGTTACGTGCATGATGATCTCAACAAAATATCACGAAAGAGGAGTGCGTGTGCCTCGTAAGGTGAAGACTTTTCGTTACATCACTGATAACACGTACTCGAGAGACGAGCTTCTGGAGATGGAGTCTTGTGTTCTGAGTTACTTGAAGTTCGAGTTAACAACTCCGACAGCAAACTGTTTTCTAGGGCTCTTTGTCCGTGCTGCTGCTCAAGGCGATAGAGAGGAGGAGGTCTCACTCCCATCACATCTCTTGATTGAGACACTAGCGAGCTATCTCTGCGAATTGTCTCTATTGGATTACGCTATGCTTCGCTACGCTCCATCGCTCGTGGCAGCCTCTGCTGTTTTCTTGGCGCAATACGTATTACACCCTTCGAGAAAGCCATGGAGCGATGCGTTGGAGCGTTACACACGGTATAGGGCTAAACATTTGGAGGCATGCGTTAAAAATCTTATTCAGCTATGTCCTGAGATTCCCGATGGTGTTGTAGTCAGAGAGAAGTACAGTCTAGACAAATACGGGTTTGCAGCAAAGCAGTTTTACCCCACCTCACTGCCACAAGAGCTCTTCCTCTGA
- the LOC108863567 gene encoding kinesin-like protein KIN-13A isoform X1: MQQHTNAAAATATALYDSGPTSDAGDAVMARWLQSAGLQHLASSPTANDQRHLPNLIMQGYGAQTAEENQRLYKLMRNLNLNGEPSESYTPSAAAIPSSEVFFSPEFRGDFGAGLMDLHAMDDTELLSEHVITEPFEPSPFMPSVDKEFEEDFSLPTNRQQQKLTDAEPLGSLPKNEKENNSVAKIKVVVRKRPLNKKETARKEDDVVTVSDNSLTVHEPKLKVDLTAYVENHEFCFDAVLDEDVSNDEVYRATIEPIIPIIFQRTKATCFAYGQTGSGKTYTMKPLPLRAVEDLMRLLRQPVYSNQRFKLWLSYFEIYGGKLFDLLSERKKLLMREDGRQQVCIVGLQEYEVSDVQIVKELIEKGNAERSTGSTGANEESSRSHAILQLVVKKHVEVKQTRRKNNDANELPGKVVGKISFIDLAGSERGADTTDNDRQTRFEGAEINKSLLALKECIRALDNDQLHIPFRGSKLTEVLRDSFVGNSRTVMISCISPSVGSCEHTLNTLRYADRVKSLSKSGNSKKDPTANSMPPANKDSLLGSNNVEDVFEPPQVVSVQETGRRVEKDNYTASGIDFRQPTHNREESGIPSISMDKGRSETSNSFGGCNSQRNHLSSYPQETSDREEKVKKVSPPRGKGLREEKPDRPRQNSSSYPQETSDHEEKGKKVSPPRGKGLREEKPDRPRQNSSSYPQETSDREEKVKKVSPPRGKGLREEKSDRPQNLSKRDVRSSDIPTFTNFRQNTSETISRQYETDTSLDENIDALLEEEEALITAHRKEIEDTMEIVREEMKLLAEVDKPGSMIENYVTQLSFVLSRKAAGLVSLQAKLARFQHRLKEQEILSRKRVPPR; the protein is encoded by the exons ATGCAGCAGCACACCAACGCCGCGGCTGCGACTGCGACGGCTCTGTACGATTCTGGACCCACTAGCGACGCTGGAGATGCGGTCATGGCACGGTGGCTCCAATCCGCTGGCTTGCAGCATCTGGCGTCGTCTCCCACTGCCAATGATCAGCGTCATCTTCCTAACCTTATCATGCAG GGTTATGGAGCACAGACTGCTGAAGAGAATCAAAGGCTGTACAAACTAATGCGAAATCTGAATCTTAACGGGGAGCCCTCTGAATCATATACACCATCAGCAGCAGCTATACCTTCTTCcgaagtttttttttcaccCGAGTTCAGAGGTGATTTTGGAGCTGGGTTGATGGATCTTCATGCTATGGATGACACAGAGCTGCTATCTGAG CATGTGATTACCGAACCCTTTGAGCCGTCACCTTTCATGCCTAGTGTGGATAAAGAATTTGAAGAAGATTTTAGTTTGCCAACTAATCGTCAACAACAAAAACTGACAGATGCTGAACCTTTGGGGTCGTTGCCTAAGAATGAAAAAGAGAATAACAGTGTAGCCAAGATTAAAGTAGTG GTAAGGAAAAGACCCCTAAATAAGAAAGAAACAGCGAGAAAGGAGGATGATGTCGTGACGGTATCTGATAATTCTTTGACTGTCCATGAGCCTAAGCTGAAG GTGGATTTGACTGCTTATGTGGAAAATCATGAATTCTGCTTTGATGCTGTTCTAGATGAGGATGTTTCAAATGACGAG GTGTATCGGGCCACAATTGAGCCGATAATTCCCATTATTTTCCAGAGAACTAAAGCTACATGTTTTGCATATGGCCAAACAG GTAGTGGTAAGACATACACAATGAAACCACTACCCTTACGAGCTGTTGAAGATCTAATGAGGTTGTTGCGTCAACCAGTATATAGTAATCAGAGGTTTAAATTGTGGCTCAGCTATTTTGAGATATATGGTGGAAAGCTGTTCGATCTTCTCAGTGAGAGAAA GAAGCTTTTAATGCGAGAAGATGGTAGACAACAAGTTTGCATTGTTGGGCTGCAAGAGTACGAAGTGTCAGATGTTCAAATTGTAAAGGAACTTATCGAGAAAGGAAATGCTGAAAGGAGCACAGGGTCAACTGGAGCAAATGAGGAATCTTCTAGATCACATGCTATCTTACAGCTTGTTGTAAAGAAACATGTTGAGGTAAAACAAACTCGACGTAAAAATAATGATGCCAATGAATTGCCTGGGAAAGTTGTTGGGAAGATTTCTTTCATTGATCTTGCTGGCAGTGAAAGAGGTGCAGATACCACAGACAATGACCGCCAAACAAG GTTTGAAGGCGCAGAAATCAATAAGAGTCTATTGGCTCTTAAGGAATGTATACGTGCACTGGACAATGACCAGCTACATATACCATTCCGTGGAAGCAAACTCACTGAAGTCCTCCGTGACTCATTTGTTGGAAACTCAAGAACGGTTATGATCTCTTGCATCTCTCCGAGTGTAGGATCGTGTGAACATACCCTCAATACACTAAGATATGCGGATCG GGTTAAAAGTCTATCTAAAAGTGGAAATAGCAAGAAAGACCCAACTGCAAACTCAATGCCTCCTGCTAATAAGGATTCTCTGTTGGGCTCAAATAATGTAGAAGATGTCTTTGAGCCACCACAGGTAGTGAGTGTTCAGGAAACCGGGAGGAGGGTCGAGAAGGATAACTACACTGCTTCGGGTATTGACTTCAGACAACCTACACATAATCGAGAGGAAAGTGGAATCCCATCTATCTCAATGGACAAAGGTAGATCAGAGACGAGCAATTCTTTTGGTGGCTGCAATAGTCAGAGGAACCATCTGTCTTCATATCCTCAAGAAACTTCAGACCGTGAAGAGAAAGTGAAGAAAGTGTCACCACCTCGTGGGAAAGGGTTGCGGGAAGAAAAACCAGACAGACCACGACAAAACTCGTCTTCATATCCCCAAGAAACTTCAGACCATGAAGAGAAAGGGAAGAAAGTGTCACCACCTCGTGGGAAAGGGTTACGGGAAGAAAAACCAGACAGACCACGACAAAACTCGTCTTCATATCCCCAAGAAACTTCAGACCGTGAAGAGAAAGTGAAGAAAGTATCACCACCTCGTGGGAAAGGGTTACGGGAAGAAAAATCAGACAGACCGCAAAACTTGTCTAAAAGAGACGTCAGGTCGTCAGATATCCCTACATTTACAAACTTTAGGCAGAACACAAGTGAAACTATTTCAAGACAGTATGAAACCGACACTTCGCTTGATGAAAACATTGATGCACTGCTCGAG GAAGAAGAAGCTCTGATTACAGCACACAGAAAGGAAATAGAGGATACAATGGAGATTGTTCGCGAG GAAATGAAGCTTTTAGCGGAGGTGGACAAACCAGGAAGCATGATAGAAAACTATGTAACGCAACTGAGCTTTGTCTTGTCGCGGAAAGCGGCTGGGCTTGTGAGTCTACAAGCTAAGCTTGCTCGGTTCCAACACCGTCTCAAGGAACAAGAAATACTTAGCCGTAAGAGAGTTCCTCCTCGGTAG
- the LOC108863567 gene encoding kinesin-like protein KIN-13A isoform X2 codes for MRNLNLNGEPSESYTPSAAAIPSSEVFFSPEFRGDFGAGLMDLHAMDDTELLSEHVITEPFEPSPFMPSVDKEFEEDFSLPTNRQQQKLTDAEPLGSLPKNEKENNSVAKIKVVVRKRPLNKKETARKEDDVVTVSDNSLTVHEPKLKVDLTAYVENHEFCFDAVLDEDVSNDEVYRATIEPIIPIIFQRTKATCFAYGQTGSGKTYTMKPLPLRAVEDLMRLLRQPVYSNQRFKLWLSYFEIYGGKLFDLLSERKKLLMREDGRQQVCIVGLQEYEVSDVQIVKELIEKGNAERSTGSTGANEESSRSHAILQLVVKKHVEVKQTRRKNNDANELPGKVVGKISFIDLAGSERGADTTDNDRQTRFEGAEINKSLLALKECIRALDNDQLHIPFRGSKLTEVLRDSFVGNSRTVMISCISPSVGSCEHTLNTLRYADRVKSLSKSGNSKKDPTANSMPPANKDSLLGSNNVEDVFEPPQVVSVQETGRRVEKDNYTASGIDFRQPTHNREESGIPSISMDKGRSETSNSFGGCNSQRNHLSSYPQETSDREEKVKKVSPPRGKGLREEKPDRPRQNSSSYPQETSDHEEKGKKVSPPRGKGLREEKPDRPRQNSSSYPQETSDREEKVKKVSPPRGKGLREEKSDRPQNLSKRDVRSSDIPTFTNFRQNTSETISRQYETDTSLDENIDALLEEEEALITAHRKEIEDTMEIVREEMKLLAEVDKPGSMIENYVTQLSFVLSRKAAGLVSLQAKLARFQHRLKEQEILSRKRVPPR; via the exons ATGCGAAATCTGAATCTTAACGGGGAGCCCTCTGAATCATATACACCATCAGCAGCAGCTATACCTTCTTCcgaagtttttttttcaccCGAGTTCAGAGGTGATTTTGGAGCTGGGTTGATGGATCTTCATGCTATGGATGACACAGAGCTGCTATCTGAG CATGTGATTACCGAACCCTTTGAGCCGTCACCTTTCATGCCTAGTGTGGATAAAGAATTTGAAGAAGATTTTAGTTTGCCAACTAATCGTCAACAACAAAAACTGACAGATGCTGAACCTTTGGGGTCGTTGCCTAAGAATGAAAAAGAGAATAACAGTGTAGCCAAGATTAAAGTAGTG GTAAGGAAAAGACCCCTAAATAAGAAAGAAACAGCGAGAAAGGAGGATGATGTCGTGACGGTATCTGATAATTCTTTGACTGTCCATGAGCCTAAGCTGAAG GTGGATTTGACTGCTTATGTGGAAAATCATGAATTCTGCTTTGATGCTGTTCTAGATGAGGATGTTTCAAATGACGAG GTGTATCGGGCCACAATTGAGCCGATAATTCCCATTATTTTCCAGAGAACTAAAGCTACATGTTTTGCATATGGCCAAACAG GTAGTGGTAAGACATACACAATGAAACCACTACCCTTACGAGCTGTTGAAGATCTAATGAGGTTGTTGCGTCAACCAGTATATAGTAATCAGAGGTTTAAATTGTGGCTCAGCTATTTTGAGATATATGGTGGAAAGCTGTTCGATCTTCTCAGTGAGAGAAA GAAGCTTTTAATGCGAGAAGATGGTAGACAACAAGTTTGCATTGTTGGGCTGCAAGAGTACGAAGTGTCAGATGTTCAAATTGTAAAGGAACTTATCGAGAAAGGAAATGCTGAAAGGAGCACAGGGTCAACTGGAGCAAATGAGGAATCTTCTAGATCACATGCTATCTTACAGCTTGTTGTAAAGAAACATGTTGAGGTAAAACAAACTCGACGTAAAAATAATGATGCCAATGAATTGCCTGGGAAAGTTGTTGGGAAGATTTCTTTCATTGATCTTGCTGGCAGTGAAAGAGGTGCAGATACCACAGACAATGACCGCCAAACAAG GTTTGAAGGCGCAGAAATCAATAAGAGTCTATTGGCTCTTAAGGAATGTATACGTGCACTGGACAATGACCAGCTACATATACCATTCCGTGGAAGCAAACTCACTGAAGTCCTCCGTGACTCATTTGTTGGAAACTCAAGAACGGTTATGATCTCTTGCATCTCTCCGAGTGTAGGATCGTGTGAACATACCCTCAATACACTAAGATATGCGGATCG GGTTAAAAGTCTATCTAAAAGTGGAAATAGCAAGAAAGACCCAACTGCAAACTCAATGCCTCCTGCTAATAAGGATTCTCTGTTGGGCTCAAATAATGTAGAAGATGTCTTTGAGCCACCACAGGTAGTGAGTGTTCAGGAAACCGGGAGGAGGGTCGAGAAGGATAACTACACTGCTTCGGGTATTGACTTCAGACAACCTACACATAATCGAGAGGAAAGTGGAATCCCATCTATCTCAATGGACAAAGGTAGATCAGAGACGAGCAATTCTTTTGGTGGCTGCAATAGTCAGAGGAACCATCTGTCTTCATATCCTCAAGAAACTTCAGACCGTGAAGAGAAAGTGAAGAAAGTGTCACCACCTCGTGGGAAAGGGTTGCGGGAAGAAAAACCAGACAGACCACGACAAAACTCGTCTTCATATCCCCAAGAAACTTCAGACCATGAAGAGAAAGGGAAGAAAGTGTCACCACCTCGTGGGAAAGGGTTACGGGAAGAAAAACCAGACAGACCACGACAAAACTCGTCTTCATATCCCCAAGAAACTTCAGACCGTGAAGAGAAAGTGAAGAAAGTATCACCACCTCGTGGGAAAGGGTTACGGGAAGAAAAATCAGACAGACCGCAAAACTTGTCTAAAAGAGACGTCAGGTCGTCAGATATCCCTACATTTACAAACTTTAGGCAGAACACAAGTGAAACTATTTCAAGACAGTATGAAACCGACACTTCGCTTGATGAAAACATTGATGCACTGCTCGAG GAAGAAGAAGCTCTGATTACAGCACACAGAAAGGAAATAGAGGATACAATGGAGATTGTTCGCGAG GAAATGAAGCTTTTAGCGGAGGTGGACAAACCAGGAAGCATGATAGAAAACTATGTAACGCAACTGAGCTTTGTCTTGTCGCGGAAAGCGGCTGGGCTTGTGAGTCTACAAGCTAAGCTTGCTCGGTTCCAACACCGTCTCAAGGAACAAGAAATACTTAGCCGTAAGAGAGTTCCTCCTCGGTAG
- the LOC108860463 gene encoding translationally-controlled tumor protein 1: MLVYQDLLTGDELLSDSFSYKEIENGILWEVEGKWTTVGALDVNIGANPSAEEGGEDEGVDDTAQKVVDIVDTFRLQEQPTYDKKGFIAYIKKYIKLLTPKLNEEDQAAFKKGIEGATKFLLPKLNDFQFFVGEGMHDDSTLVFAYYKEGATNPTFLYFAHGLKEVKC; this comes from the exons ATGTTGGTGTACCAAGATCTTCTCACCG gtgatGAGCTTCTGTCTGACTCTTTCTCTTACAAGGAGATTGAGAATGGTATTCTTTGGGAAGTTGAAGGAAAG TGGACTACCGTTGGAGCTCTAGATGTGAACATCGGTGCCAATCCCTCTGCCGAAGAAGGTGGTGAGGACGAGGGTGTTGATGACACTGCTCAAAAGGTTGTTGACATTGTGGACACCTTCAGACTTCAGGAGCAACCGACTTATGATAAGAAGGGCTTCATCGCctatattaaaaagtatatcaAGCTTTTGACACCCAAGCTCAACGAGGAAGATCAAGCAGCCTTCAAGAAGGGTATCGAGGGAGCTACCAAGTTCTTGCTCCCCAAGCTCAATGACTTCCAATt CTTTGTTGGGGAGGGGATGCATGATGACAGCACTTTGGTCTTTGCTTACTACAAGGAGGGTGCAACTAACCCAACATTTTTGTACTTCGCTCATGGTTTGAAGGAGGTCAAGTGCTGA